One segment of Megachile rotundata isolate GNS110a chromosome 4, iyMegRotu1, whole genome shotgun sequence DNA contains the following:
- the LOC105663713 gene encoding uncharacterized protein LOC105663713 has protein sequence MNAIWTSSITKINPNKETFESDIEELLTANGFHLKAHKNQNIFENSSEDISASTNQNHLENEIEEVHLQMRSRSVSRLRGENISENTTVLKVYSKTILNENELTSKLSNTDTNAQKEATLCEGIEVPEECSKMKDKLRNKEEKCVSDDKMKNVPVREARMHNRTIEDPEVIEIYFSKKDVDLDKKLCMRTSAKEDDASISGTNAKTTIHNVKHTKPVSLNENRFVEPTRDRQNSVDCKFEKSPRDLKKIKNEVNDSETSGVFKGKMDGIELDMKENSCNKWCTQNDSSVTGEVSLKDLSDKKNVRSNERKCTTENTALNLANDLRCLKNENFENSPKNLAENCSNSQKCDGGNMNFSIFEDTLLTRAKENQNICLNSTFIKTVCKTEETDVKSNESELSKSSLISEGSEDLSSVENITIIPKEEKSSVNSLKENKIKVVIEKRENKEENFERDVCDDVKSNLSTKNVSSMIHDKKQIQDSQHEIAKTEVTDCKDEITPKMKQISYCERMDICQMLTSIHEQLTYDLKRIKDIEAKLQGKFSASSNNYTMPLQLLDKTVARCKSYIHGSNNSPKTQCEIAKILSTYGEQLMVAVHNNTVALNGQELQMQFHGQNLNDKRNILKEINSSWNYWQPEIVHLIGTISLLVKHVMDKNEEKENVKDPRKYKTVPRHTTNNFIVHDLKSKHKNDRVKFAKLNLFKKESAVETQISVASNLHQTKSKNSVKLFNVVNREKEKIQNDLRINEKKTTDKSKTKKESTKNKNHGSANQQPVWRPGGIVKIPSSNSATTLQKIRSNVKEKTNLFSEHTKAEKPAKAVSASKKKISDDFSSLKNILSSMRTTLTTNSHNSKIVGKRSNTSMKTSPRMKPRPGTIRATPRNEPVRQVIKHPNSKFSENRTHDDVQKRSKESKTLSSLKETNGKEVKNITSRQFYDKINQATFDPRSEAILTKEETCNSKEEPTRDDSSRLVENLPKFNDTLHENRQVTETIPEALDLSKKRKNTIDGEIGIDKHRSKASSDYSVNTNHVTRVRSKYECTGFDVSNRQTLLNSVSSPSTQKTEQKNEKRELDEETLKKGRTNSHALSLSRLKEFLCEQGIDADLVNRAERELKDKQRTGRYSKKKSISFADMFFSVRDDQKLQKVLKNEHLWDMLEGKEENDINHGNNLGKIDHKSDGIDSEKSLKYAENGNCETDLKHMENAIDSEKNLKYVECHENGIKCVESLKHMEYHKENDISCENSIKCTECHKKTDTDCEKCLMYAECHEENDISCEKSLKYTERQKENIECKKNLKYIECHKENDIDCKKSLKYTERHKENDICEKSLKQDGIDCEQSLKHKKSCITNVVDSEANLECAENVVNHERNLKHTKNYKGNDCESYSTLEEIKRGEIMDYENNLKYIERHEEIAIGCEGRLKHVENVINCERDDSEVNKENHINFLEKNSRGTRIYDDDINCEKSLRYIGTYEENDVKKNSKSAEVYENNVIDCEAGLKNVALFQKEYNSNYDSLRFPRKHVKIDITPGKNLDSHCKHGFKHTENYRENSTCGNNTKQVENHKENSNNYGNSTTHIENHGEGIHYERDLQRTKNQKESKNNCESRLKNIENYKENCINCQRNVKPTKRQTESSINYDSRVSHIEKDNYFEERLQHTENCSNNNNNCDSSKYPENHREIDIAGEQNLRHTEYHKESNIIYDSSLNHVGNRKGNGINCDCNLNYAKNYKGSNTNYDSNVEYVANRKENNVNCDSDNSVKYVGNQKENNINSDGSSDFGESYNEGNINCDSSLKYAKDCKESNINCDRDLRFVENNKVDNINYDNSLEYAENHEENNVKCDNALNKSEYHKHNSDCEDSLKYTKKQREIDINRENTLKYVKSHKGNLVKNSSNVENYKEDNCCNKSLINKEYSIDCNKMNPPAEGEIVNHERNLIGSPQPEMRDAASCTEKSNKDVYSQTNFQIKDSKTLEIVLQNNTSSKELRVTETQTEIYCMRNTSSKGINVSSMTVAHPINNNSMETIIVSSLSTSMADQVDRKNFRKKNLRKESYKSSKSIETTFDDSENSSKKCDNFFRQLLNQIQESNCEKNDALNELSFVESNASTSTSASSPERETVMKHAHTSATKVISSETMAAFHVTAIRIRNIYKAVDIYKRKLRNDLKAEKRSKRVNKICKEKPSCVSKSSSVDSIFARKNGSDQNGVVQIFEALRQEDDESSDVCENEEEDYESTKSSSTMWSYESTCGKVELKISGKLSDTVLLKDVGHLMDFLVQKTDDSMGKTDSVHTISSNSCRFQNRFQDNETSRFSIFSRENLLPLVYGIVCSIVFWCLHFTITCDVVL, from the exons ATGAACGCAATATGGACGTCTTCCATCACCAAAATTAATCCCAACAAAGAAACCTTTGAATCAGACATTGAAGAACTTCTAACAGCGAATGGATTTCATTTGAAAGCGCacaaaaatcaaaatattttcgaaaacTCGTCAGAAGATATCAGTGCCTCGACGAATCAAAATCATCTGGAGAACGAAATAGAAGAAGTACATCTTCAGATGAGATCTAGAAGCGTCTCTCGTCTTCGAGGAGAGAATATTTCAGAAAACACCACTGTTCTAAAAGTGTAttcaaaaacaattttaaacgaGAACGAATTAACGAGTAAACTTTCAAACACGGACACTAATGCACAGAAAGAAGCAACGTTATGCGAAGGAATTGAAGTTCCCGAAGAATGTAGTAAAATGAAGGACAAATTAAGGAATAAGGAAGAAAAATGTGTATCTGACGATAAAATGAAGAACGTGCCTGTTAGAGAAGCAAGAATGCATAATCGAACCATTGAAGACCCCGAAGTAATCGAAAtttatttcagcaaaaaggaTGTGGACTTAGACAAAAAACTTTGTATGAGAACTTCTGCAAAAGAGGATGACGCATCGATTTCTGGGACGAACGCTAAAACTACTATTCACAATGTAAAACACACAAAACCTGTTTCGTTAAATGAGAATAGGTTTGTAGAACCCACTCGAGATCGACAGAACAGTGTtgattgtaaatttgagaaaagtCCGCGTGATTTGAAGAagattaaaaatgaagtgaACGATTCAGAAACAAGTGGAGTATTTAAAGGAAAAATGGACGGAATTGAATTGGATATGAAAGAAAATAGTTGTAATAAATGGTGTACACAAAATGATTCCTCTGTTACGGGTGAGGTGTCTTTGAAAGATTTATCGGATAAAAAGAACGTTAGATCGAACGAACGAAAATGTACTACAGAAAATACTGCTCTGAATTTAGCTAACGATTTACGTTGCTTGAAAAAtgagaactttgaaaattcacCGAAAAATTTGGCAGAAAATTGCAGTAATTCTCAAAAATGTGATGGAGGAAATATGAACTTTTCGATATTCGAGGATACTCTTTTAACAAGAGCAAAAGAAAATCAGAATATCTGTTTAAATTCTACTTTCATCAAGACAGTGTGCAAAACGGAGGAAACTGATGTGAAATCGAATGAAAGCGAACTTTCTAAGTCGTCTCTGATTTCTGAAGGTTCCGAAGATTTATCATCGGTcgaaaatataacaataatcccaaaggaagaaaaATCGAGTGTAAACTCATTGAAGGAAAATAAGATTAAGGTAGTGATTGAGAAACGGGAAAACAAGGAGGAAAATTTTGAAAGAGATGTATGCGATGATGTGAAAAGCAATTTATCCACTAAAAACGTCTCGTCGATGATTCATGATAAAAAACAGATACAAGATTCTCAACATGAAATCGCGAAAACTGAGGTTACAGATTGTAAGGATGAAATTACGCCGAAAATGAAGCAAATTAGTTATTGCGAGCGCATGGATATATGTCAAATGTTAACGAGCATTCATGAACAATTAACTTATGATTTGAAACGAATAAAAGACATCGAAGCGAAATTGCAAGGAAAATTTTCTGCGAGTTCGAATAATTATACGATGCCGTTGCAGTTGTTGGATAAAACTGTGGCGAG GTGCAAGAGTTACATACACGGGTCAAACAATAGCCCCAAAACTCAATGTGAAATTGCGAAAATCTTGTCGACATATGGGGAGCAATTAATGGTAGCTGTACATAACAATACAGTTGCTTTGAATGGTCAAG aactacaaatgCAGTTTCATGGGCAAAATTTGAATGATAAA AGGAATATCTTAAAGGAAATTAATTCGTCTTGGAATTATTGGCAACCCGAAATAGTGCATTTAATCGGAACGATATCACTTTTGGTGAAGCACGTGATGGACAAAAATGAGGAAAAAGAAAACGTTAAAGATCCACGAAAATATAAGACTGTGCCTCGTCATACCAcaaacaattttattgttcacgatttaaa ATCGAAGCACAAAAATGATCGagtgaaatttgcaaaattgaatcTATTCAAAAAAGAAAGTGCAGTCGAGACACAAATATCTGTCGCTTCAAATTTGCATCAAACCAAATCGAAAAATTCCGTGAAACTCTTCAATGTTGTAAATCGAGAAAAGGAAAAGATTCAGAACGATCTCCGGATTAACGAGAAAAAAACGACCGATAAATCAAAAACCAAGAAAGAATCCACCAAAAACAAGAATCATGGATCCGCGAATCAACAACCAGTTTGGAGACCAGGTGGAATTGTTAAAATTCCTTCTTCGAATAGTGCCACTACGCTGCAGAAAATTCGTTCAAATGTCAAGGAAAAGACGAATCTGTTTTCGGAACATACCAa gGCGGAGAAACCAGCCAAAGCGGTGAGTGCCTCCAAGAAGAAAATCTCCGACGACTTTTCAtccttaaaaaatatattgtcaTCCATGAGAACTACATTAACAACTAACagccataattccaaaattgttgGTAAAAGAAGCAACACGAGTATGAAGACCAGTCCCAGAATGAAACCAAGACCAGGAACAATAAGAGCAACACCGAGAAATGAACCTGTCCGTCAAGTTATAAAACATCCCAATTCAAAATTCAGCGAAAACAGAACACACGATGATGTGCAGAAACGTTCGAAAGAATCAAAAACTCTTTCTTCCTTGAAAGAGACAAATGGCAaggaagttaaaaatataacaagccGTCAGTTTTATGATAAAATCAATCAAGCTACATTTGATCCACGTTCAGAAGCAATTTTGACGAAAGAAGAAACTTGTAATAGCAAGGAAGAACCAACGAGAGATGATTCGAGTCGATTAGTTGAAAATCTTCCCAAGTTCAATGATACGCTTCATGAAAACCGTCAAGTGACAGAAACGATTCCAGAAGCTCTAGATTTATCGAAAAAGCGCAAAAATACCATCGATGGAGAAATAGGTATCGACAAACATCGATCAAAGGCATCTTCCGATTATTCTGTTAACACAAACCATGTGACGCGTGTTAGGTCGAAGTATGAGTGTACCGGCTTCGACGTTTCAAATCGTCAAACGTTGCTCAACTCTGTTTCTTCGCCGAGTACCCAGAAGAcagaacagaaaaatgaaaagaGAGAGCTTGACGAAGAAACGCTAAAGAAGGGTAGAACTAATTCGCACGCGTTGTCGTTGAGTAGATTGAAAGAGTTCCTCTGCGAGCAGGGAATCGATGCTGATCTGGTGAACAGAGCTGAACGAGAGTTGAAGGACAAACAGAGAACAGGTAGATACTCGAAGAAGAAGTCCATTAGTTTTGCGGATATGTTTTTCAGCGTTCGAGATGATCAAAAATTGCAGAAGGTTTTAAAGAACGAACATTTGTGGGATATGTTGGAGGGGAAGGAGGAAAATGATATTAATCATGGGAATAATTTAGGGAAGATAGATCATAAAAGTGATGGTATTGATAGTGAGAAGAGTTTGAAGTATGCAGAAAATGGTAACTGTGAAACAGACTTGAAACACATGGAAAATGCTATAGATTCTGAGAAAAATTTAAAGTACGTAGAATGTCATGAAAATGGTATTAAATGTGTGGAAAGCTTAAAGCATATGGAATATCATAAGGAAAATGATATTAGTTGTGAGAATAGCATAAAATGTACAGAATGTCACAAAAAAACTGATACTGATTGTGAGAAGTGTTTAATGTACGCAGAGTGTCACGAAGAAAATGATATCAGTTGTGAGAAAAGTTTAAAGTATACAGAACGTCAGAAAGAAAATATTGAGTGTAAGAAAAACTTAAAGTATATAGAATGTCATAAGGaaaatgatattgattgtaagAAAAGCTTAAAGTATACAGAACGTCATAAAGAAAATGATATCTGTGAGAAAAGTTTAAAGCAAGATGGCATTGATTGCGAACAGAGCTTGAAGCATAAAAAATCTTGCATCACAAACGTTGTTGATAGTGAAGCAAACTTAGAATGCGCAGAAAATGTTGTTAATCATGAGAGGAatttgaaacatacaaaaaattataaaggaAATGATTGTGAAAGTTATTCAACGCTCGAGGAAATTAAAAGGGGTGAGATTATGGATTATGAAAACaacttaaaatatattgaacGTCATGAAGAAATCGCTATTGGTTGTGAAGGAAGATTAAAACACGTAGAAAATGTTATTAATTGCGAAAGGGATGATTCTGAAGTTAATAAAGAAAATCATATAAATTTTCTCGAGAAAAATTCTAGAGGTACACGAATTTATGATGATGATATTAACTGTGAGAAAAGCTTGAGATACATAGGAACATATGAAGAAAACGATGTTAAGAAGAATTCAAAATCTGCTGAAGTTTACGAAAATAATGTTATTGATTGTGAAGCTGGCTTAAAAAATGTAGCACTTTTTCAGAAAGAATATAATAGTAATTATGACAGCTTAAGATTTCCTAGAAAACATGTGAAAATCGATATTACCCCGGGAAAAAATTTAGATAGTCATTGCAAACATGGCTTCAAGCACACAGAGAATTATAGAGAAAATAGTACTTGTGGGAATAATACAAAGCAAGTGGAAAATCATAAAGAAAATAGCAATAATTATGGAAATAGCACAACGCATATAGAAAATCATGGAGAAGGTATACATTATGAGAGGGACTTACAACGGACGAAAAAtcaaaaagaaagtaaaaataattgtgaGAGTAGGTTaaagaatatagaaaattataaggaaaattgtattaattgtcAGAGAAATGTAAAACCCACAAAAAGACAAACAGAAAGCAGTATTAATTATGATAGTAGGGTAAGCCATATAGAAAAAGATAATTATTTTGAAGAACGTTTACAACATACAGAAAATTGtagcaataacaataataattgtgaTAGCTCAAAGTATCCAGAAAATCATAGAGAAATAGATATTGCTGGTGAGCAGAATTTAAGACACACAGAATATCACAAAgaaagtaatattatttatgataGTAGCTTAAACCATGTAGGAAATCGTAAAGGAAACGgtattaattgtgattgtaacttaAATTATGCAAAAAATTACAAAGGTAGCAATACTAATTATGATAGTAACGTAGAGTATGTAGCAAATCGCaaagaaaataatgttaattgtgATAGTGATAATAGCGTAAAGTATGTAGGAaatcaaaaagaaaataatattaattctgaTGGTAGTTCAGATTTTGGAGAAAGTTACAATGAGGGCAATATTAATTGCGATAGTAGCCTAAAATATGCAAAAGATTGTAAAGAAAGTAATATAAATTGTGACAGAGATTTAAGGTTTGTAGAAAATAACAAAGtagataatattaattatgataATAGTCTGGAGTATGCAGAAAATCACGAAGAAAACAACGTTAAGTGTGACAATGCCTTAAACAAATCAGAATATCATAAACACAATAGCGACTGTGAGGATAGCTTAAAATACACAAAAAAACAAAGGGAAATCGATATTAATCGTGAAAATaccttgaaatatgtaaaaagtCACAAAGGAAATTTGGTCAAAAATTCTAGTAACGTAGAAAATTACAAGGAAGATAATTGTTGTAATAAAAGCTTGATTAACAAAGAATATTCAATCGATTGCAACAAAATGAACCCACCAGCAGAAGGCGAAATCGTAAATCACGAAAGAAATTTAATAGGTTCTCCGCAACCGGAAATGAGAGACGCTGCATCATGCACCGAAAAAAGTAACAAGGACGTTTATTCGCaaaccaattttcaaattaaagattCAAAAACTTTGGAGATTGTTCTGCAAAACAACACTTCGTCGAAAGAGCTACGAGTTACAGAAACACAGACGGAAATATATTGCATGAGAAATACAAGCAGCAAAGGCATAAACGTTTCTTCCATGACGGTGGCACATCCGATCAATAATAATTCCATGGAAACCATAATAGTCTCCTCTCTTTCTACATCCATGGCTGACCAGGTCGATCGTAAAAATTTCCGCAAAAAGAATTTGCGAAAAGAATCGTACAAATCATCGAAATCCATCGAAACAACATTTGACGACAGCGAAAATTCCTCGAAAAAATGTGACAATTTCTTCCGTCAACTGTTGAATCAGATTCAAGAGTCTAACTGCGAAAAAAATGATGCGTTGAACGAGTTAAGCTTCGTCGAATCGAATGCGTCAACGTCCACTTCCGCTTCTTCTCCTGAACGTGAAACAGTAATGAAACATGCACATACATCAGCGACTAAAGTGATTTCAAGCGAAACGATGGCGGCTTTTCATGTGACCGCTATCAGAATTCGCAATATTTACAAAGCTGTCGACATCTACAAACGGAAGTTGAGGAACGATCTGAAGGCTGAAAAACGATCGAAGCGtgtgaataaaatttgtaaggAGAAACCGAGTTGCGTGTCTAAAAGCAGCAGCGTCGATTCCATTTTCGCGAGAAAGAATGGAAGTGACCAAAATGGCGTCGTTCAGATATTTGAAGCGTTGAGGCAAGAGGATGATGAGTCTTCGGATGTTTGCGAAAATGAAGAGGAAGATTATGAGAGCACTAAATCATCGTCAACGATGTGGTCTTACGAAAGCACTTGCGGAAAAGTGGAACTAAAAATTTCCGGAAAATTGTCAGATACAGTTCTTTTAAAAGACGTGGGACATTTGATGGACTTCTTAGTACAAAAAACGGACGATTCGATGGGAAAGACTGATAGCGTTCATACAATTTCAAGCAATTCATGCAGATTTCAGAATAGGTTTCAAGATAACGAAACTTCacgattttctatattttccagaGAAAATTTGTTACCTTTAGTTTATGGAATTGTTTGTTCCATTGTTTTTTGGTGTCTACATTTCACAATAACTTGTGACGTTGTTTTGTGA
- the LOC143264373 gene encoding uncharacterized protein LOC143264373, which translates to MREAVQACSPSRSLGPRKRHVVPAPWWDKECDKMLRLRKASLKKWKHTLRLEDWFAYKKQAACTKRTLREIDIAVSKIAPPWAPELPLTIPPDNSGTFLNAPFTLLELNYSIDCLREGSSPGPDCIDNTMIFKLPVKTRLILLDILNDLYSNNLIPAEWLSSHLHFIPKQGGKGLRPISLTSCICKLFERMVKLRLQWWCETSNILPDSQAGFRKARSCQDNIGSIILEANKSFMLDECTVVAFLDISAAFDSVHINTLIGKLADLGLAGNILHFISNRIRKGLAAKLERLQIQAAKLALGLRFSSPNNVALAEARLPPLRVRAEFLGSKYFLKVFSFSNNPICSYLEKFTELWNASYGGSSDRRKRGEVIHSCLAYSLPLKDHLYTLHRASCHLSDLDTQFSEINVNTSFGLHLQSSPSANLEFASFISENFPNHILIFTDGSKSDDSPSTGVAFVCAQLNKKFALSLNPHASIYTAECAAISFAIDMAKENKDLSYLICSDSLSALQSLHVKPYTASTNPFIVRIKESLKTFNCDSNSDSSISFLWIPSHQNIEGNELADKAAKEAAQNPPSSHIFIPYTDFNSILRRRLWEQASEAWLKDSNRKGSHYFNTYFDSSKHPWFHNLCISRFVSSWVSRYRSNHYNFGVSLKKIGVDSSSNCPCGFVDRDLNHVI; encoded by the exons ATGAGAGAGGCTGTACAGGCTTGCTCTCCGTCACGGTCCCTTGGCCCTCGGAAAAGGCACGTTGTTCCTGCCCCTTGGTGGGATAAGGAGTGTGATAAGATGTTGAGGTTGCGAAAAGCTTCTCTTAAGAAGTGGAAACACACTCTCAGATTGGAGGATTGGTTTGCTTATAAGAAGCAGGCTGCTTGTACTAAGAGAACTCTCAGG GAAATTGATATTGCTGTTTCCAAAATTGCTCCTCCTTGGGCTCCAGAGCTCCCTTTGACCATTCCTCCTGATAATTCTGGGACTTTTTTAAATGCTCCCTTCACCCTGTTGGAGCTTAACTATTCGATTGACTGCCTACGCGAGGGGTCTTCTCCTGGGCCTGACTGCATAGACAACACCATGATTTTTAAGCTCCCTGTCAAGACCAGGCTCATTCTTCTGGACATTCTGAATGATCTTTACTCAAACAATCTTATTCCGGCAGAATGGTTGTCCTCTCACCTTCATTTTATTCCTAAGCAAGGGGGTAAAGGGCTACGTCCGATTAGCTTGACCTCTTGCATCTGTAAGCTTTTTGAGAGAATGGTTAAGCTTCGTCTACAGTGGTGGTGTGAGACTAGTAACATTCTGCCTGACTCTCAAGCAGGCTTTCGTAAGGCTAGATCTTGTCAAGATAATATTGGAAGTATTATTTTGGAAGCTAATAAAAGTTTTATGCTTGACGAGTGCACAGTTGTCGCCTTTCTGGACATATCTGCTGCTTTCGATAGTGTTCATATTAATACCCTCATTGGAAAATTGGCGGATCTTGGGCTTGCAGGCAATATTCTGCATTTTATTTCCAATCGTATAAGG AAGGGTTTGGCAGCCAAATTGGAAAGATTACAGATTCAAGCTGCTAAGTTGGCCTTAGGATTGAGATTTTCTTCTCCGAACAACGTTGCGCTTGCTGAGGCCAGACTTCCTCCACTAAGGGTCAGGGCAGAGTTTTTAGGTTCTAAATACTTTCTCAAAGTTTTCTCTTTTAGTAATAATCCTATTTGTTCTTACCTCGAAAAGTTCACTGAGCTGTGGAATGCTTCCTATGGGGGTTCCTCTGATAGGAGGAAACGGGGAGAAGTGATTCACTCTTGCTTGGCCTACTCTCTTCCTCTCAAAGATCATCTGTATACTCTTCATCGAGCTTCTTGTCATTTGTCAGATCTAGATACACAGTTTTCTGAGATCAATGTCAATACCTCCTTTGGTCTTCATCTTCAATCCTCCCCCTCTGCAAACCTGGAATTTGCATCTTTCATTTCTGAAAATTTTCCTAATCACATTCTCATTTTTACAGATGGGTCTAAATCTGATGATTCCCCATCTACAGGTGTTGCCTTTGTTTGTGCTCAACTCAATAAGAAATTTGCCTTAAGCCTTAACCCTCATGCTTCCATTTATACTGCTGAGTGTGCAGCCATATCCTTTGCAATTGATATGGCAAAGGAGAACAAGGATTTATCCTATCTTATCTGTTCTGATTCGCTTAGTGCCCTTCAATCCCTTCATGTTAAACCTTATACTGCAAGCACAAATCCTTTTATTGTTCGGATTAAGGAGagtttaaaaacatttaacTGTGACTCTAATTCAGATAGTAGTATTTCCTTTCTTTGGATTCCTTCGCATCAAAACATTGAAGGAAATGAGCTTGCAGATAAGGCAGCCAAAGAAGCTGCTCAGAATCCTCCCTCATCCCATATTTTTATTCCTTACACTGACTTCAATTCTATTCTAAGAAGAAGATTATGGGAGCAAGCATCAGAAGCCTGGCTTAAAGATTCTAATCGCAAAGGGTCTCATTATTTCAACACTTACTTCGATTCTTCTAAACACCCATGGTTTCATAATCTCTGTATCTCTAGATTTGTATCTTCCTGGGTCTCCAGATACAGATCTAATCACTACAATTTTGGTGTTTCACTGAAGAAAATAGGCGTCGACAGTTCGTCGAATTGTCCTTGTGGTTTTGTTGATCGTGATTTAAATCATGTCATCTGA
- the LOC143264374 gene encoding LOW QUALITY PROTEIN: piggyBac transposable element-derived protein 4 (The sequence of the model RefSeq protein was modified relative to this genomic sequence to represent the inferred CDS: substituted 1 base at 1 genomic stop codon), with protein MYQNVIRAVQTNIIIHDSDIRRWAMQGKLTEDLLSFTASTWLLKFKKAYDIVSQKVTKFITRTNSDRETELISNSHNFLERVKLYIEENGFDNLYNSDQSGFNFKLHSGRTLALKGTKTVEAVVQSIPSTIHSYTIQPTVSANGKLLSPLFVVLKESSGVFGPRHRHPALLREHVLIEKQNLFQVPGSTSEVQAFSAKLGKTGNIIVTLMQPYLGKGHQLFVDNXYSSPALFEYLHSFATNACGTVRKRRVGMPKMPEKLQRGECTFRSSGNLLALKWQDKCEVWMLSISHSVKYKDCKKKNYQTGEQIQKPSCVVDYSNSMGTVDKSDAIISTISYTRKTLKWYKKFFFHFLDISIWNAYCLYKFNTKKNISMSNYHLTLITELLKKYSESREYNSGTPSASLIRFKERHFPALYSSDKTKRQNPMRRCIMCSMNNKRRSTRYYCKQCNVGLRVVPCFEMYHTKQ; from the exons ATGTATCAAAATGTAATACGAGCTGTtcaaacaaatataattattcatgATAGTGATATTCGTCGATGGGCAATGCAGGGAAAACTAACAGAAGACTTATTATCATTCACTGCTAGTACAtggttattaaaatttaaaaaagcttATGATATCGTATCGCAGAAAGTGACCAAGTTTATTACAAGAACAAATAGTGATAGGGAAACAGAacttatttcaaattcccataacTTTTTGGAACGGGTCAAATTGTATATCGAAGAAAACGGTTTTGATAATCTATACAACTCTGATCAAAGtggatttaatttcaaattacactCTGGACGAACGTTAGCACTTAAAGGTACGAAAACAGTGGAAGCAGTAGTACAATCAATCCCGTCAACAATACACAGTTATACGATACAGCCTACTGTTTCTGCAAATGGAAAATTATTGTCTCCTCTTTTTGTCGTACTAAAAGAATCTTCTGGAGTATTTGGACCTCGA CATCGACATCCGGCATTATTACGAGAACATGTACTGATAGAGAAACAGAACTTATTTCAAGTTCCCGGCTCAACATCCGAGGTGCAAGCATTTTCTGCAAAATTGGGTAAAACTGGCAATATTATTGTAACATTGATGCAACCTTATTTAGGAAAAGGCCATCAATTATTCGTAGATAACTGATATTCGAGTCCTGCGCTGTTCGAATATTTGCACAGCTTTGCAACAAACGCATGTGGAACAGTGAGAAAGCGACGTGTAGGTATGCCGAAAATGCCAGAAAAATTACAGAGAGGAGAGTGTACTTTTAGATCATCAGGAAATCTGCTCGCACTGAAATGGCAAGACAAATGCGAAGTTTGGATGTTGTCCATTAGCCATTCAGTAAAGTATAAAGattgtaaaaagaaaaattaccaAACGGGTGAACAGATTCAAAAGCCTTCATGTGTTGTAGATTACAGCAACTCAATGGGCACAGTTGACAAAAGCGACGCAATCATTAGTACGATTTCATACACAAGAAAAACGCTGAAATGGTACAAGaaattcttttttcattttctcgaTATTTCAATATGGAATGCGtattgtttatataaatttaatacgaAAAAGAATATATCAATGTCTAATTATCATTTAACGTTAATAACAgaacttttaaaaaaatattcggaaTCGCGGGAATACAACTCTGGTACTCCGTCAGCATCTCTTATACGTTTCAAGGAAAGACATTTTCCAGCGCTGTACAGTAGTGATAAAACAAAAAGGCAAAATCCAATGAGAAGATGTATTATGTGTTCAATGAATAACAAAAGGCGTAGTACTAGATATTATTGTAAACAATGCAATGTTGGCTTACGTGTAGTCCCATGTTTCGAAATGTATCACACCAAACAATAA